One part of the bacterium genome encodes these proteins:
- a CDS encoding tetratricopeptide repeat protein, translating to MRAAALAILIALLGCSEPLPEGKTPETEPPEQTQRPEPAAAALEAIPRPDLAAFAEPVQRQVAEELEELDRLLADPSAETGELLERFGRIGRIYHAYGLLKPAEAAYRNAERLGPEDHRWPYLQGVVALTRGDSEGAATSFSAARDLAPEDLPSVLRLAELKLQENRMDEATVLFESALTLEPESATALLGLARVASAEGDHRTAIEGFHKVLKLEPEARSVHYLLGLAYQRSGDEEAAARHIAQRGVRGVTFADPLVDGFPDLTSGIGVHFDRGVRALGEGRYQESIDEYRAALEIEPENLTALRGLGLALAADERHQEAAGYFREMLRIEPGHRLARMELGATLLESGDLDGAVASLEEAVRIDPDFRQAQFNLAVAHARAGRLEPAVARFREVLRIDPRDRGGLYELGVVLDRLGRTEDAAAHLQRAVDLYPSMGVARQRLGDVLGRLGDDDGALEQYQAVLALNAPDPEKAFSHYQIGRILAARQADAEAIVEFREALRLLPELLEARLSIGEALARQARFAEAALEFESIVQVNRDNIHARRRWAEALILDGQHAAARRALEDGLAAMPQSGELAHDLARFLATAPAANLRDGDRALALAEGAYKAEQNLTHAETIAMALAEGERFEEAAKWQSHLITQAEAASLSEDLPRLRANLDRYRSRQPVRRGGG from the coding sequence TTGAGGGCCGCGGCTCTGGCAATCCTGATTGCCCTGCTGGGCTGCTCCGAGCCCCTGCCCGAGGGTAAGACTCCCGAAACCGAGCCGCCGGAGCAGACCCAGAGGCCGGAGCCGGCGGCTGCGGCCCTCGAGGCCATACCCAGGCCCGACCTCGCGGCGTTCGCCGAACCGGTTCAGCGCCAGGTGGCCGAGGAGTTGGAGGAGCTGGATCGGCTGCTGGCGGATCCGTCTGCCGAGACCGGAGAACTGCTCGAGCGCTTCGGACGGATCGGGCGGATTTATCATGCCTATGGGCTTCTGAAACCGGCCGAGGCCGCCTACCGCAACGCCGAGCGGCTCGGGCCGGAAGATCACCGCTGGCCCTATTTGCAGGGCGTCGTCGCGCTCACCCGTGGCGATTCCGAGGGCGCGGCGACAAGTTTCTCCGCCGCCCGCGATTTGGCGCCGGAGGATCTGCCCTCGGTTTTGAGGCTCGCGGAGTTGAAGCTTCAGGAAAACCGAATGGACGAGGCTACCGTCTTGTTCGAGAGTGCGCTAACGCTCGAGCCGGAGTCGGCGACGGCGCTCCTGGGCTTGGCCCGGGTGGCATCGGCCGAAGGCGATCACCGGACGGCAATCGAAGGTTTTCACAAGGTTCTGAAGCTCGAGCCCGAGGCCAGGAGCGTGCACTATCTTCTGGGGCTGGCCTATCAGCGATCCGGAGACGAAGAGGCGGCCGCCCGGCACATCGCGCAGCGGGGTGTGCGCGGGGTGACCTTTGCCGACCCACTGGTGGACGGTTTCCCGGATCTCACCTCGGGCATCGGCGTCCACTTCGATCGGGGAGTGCGCGCCCTGGGCGAGGGCCGCTACCAGGAGTCGATCGACGAATACCGGGCGGCTCTCGAGATCGAGCCCGAGAACCTGACGGCACTGAGGGGGCTGGGGCTGGCTCTGGCGGCCGACGAGCGGCATCAGGAGGCTGCCGGCTACTTTCGAGAAATGCTCCGAATCGAGCCGGGACACAGGCTGGCGCGCATGGAACTCGGGGCGACCTTGCTCGAGTCCGGTGATCTCGACGGAGCCGTCGCCAGCCTCGAGGAGGCCGTGCGGATCGACCCGGACTTCAGGCAGGCGCAGTTCAATCTGGCCGTTGCCCATGCCAGGGCGGGCCGGTTGGAGCCGGCGGTCGCGAGATTCCGGGAGGTCTTGCGGATCGATCCCCGCGATCGGGGGGGCCTGTACGAACTCGGCGTTGTTCTGGATCGACTTGGCAGAACGGAGGACGCCGCGGCACACCTCCAGCGCGCGGTGGACCTCTATCCGTCAATGGGTGTCGCCCGACAACGTCTCGGTGACGTTCTAGGGCGTTTGGGAGACGATGACGGGGCGCTCGAGCAGTATCAAGCGGTTCTGGCCTTGAATGCCCCAGATCCGGAGAAGGCGTTTTCGCACTATCAGATCGGTCGCATCTTAGCCGCGCGCCAAGCCGACGCCGAGGCGATCGTCGAGTTCCGAGAGGCCCTTCGCCTCTTGCCGGAATTGCTGGAGGCCCGTTTGTCTATTGGCGAGGCGCTAGCCCGTCAAGCGAGGTTTGCCGAGGCGGCGCTCGAGTTCGAGTCGATCGTCCAGGTCAATCGCGACAACATTCACGCTCGCCGACGCTGGGCCGAGGCTCTCATTCTCGACGGTCAGCACGCCGCGGCGCGAAGGGCGCTCGAGGACGGCTTGGCGGCGATGCCCCAGAGCGGCGAGTTGGCTCATGATCTTGCCCGGTTCCTGGCGACGGCGCCAGCGGCCAACCTCCGGGACGGTGATCGAGCCCTAGCCCTTGCCGAAGGAGCGTACAAAGCCGAGCAGAACCTGACACACGCTGAGACCATCGCGATGGCCCTTGCCGAGGGCGAGCGATTCGAGGAAGCAGCGAAGTGGCAAAGTCACCTCATCACGCAGGCCGAGGCGGCAAGCTTGAGCGAAGACCTCCCTCGACTGCGTGCGAATCTGGACCGCTATCGGAGTCGGCAGCCGGTACGACGCGGCGGCGGATGA
- a CDS encoding CRTAC1 family protein gives MKHRTQSIGLGLALALLVFAPRPSMAAEAAFTEVASEVGLDFRHFNDATGEYHYPEIMASGGGLLDYDNDGDLDVYLPQGTALSAGPSARLEADPRAFVDRLYRNDLEILANGTREVTFVDMTNESGIRADGYGMGVATGDYNNDGWLDIYVTNYGANQMWRNNGDGTFADVTVETGTDDQRWSISAVFVDYDRDGWLDLYVTNYVDWAIASHKPCRSYTGALDYCGPLAYNPEPDRLFHNRGDGSFEVVSAASGIGVVAGRGMGVVPTDVNQDGWLDFYVANDGMANWMWVNNRDGTFSNQALIGGTAFNGEGRPEAGMGVAAGDFDGDGDEDLIVSHLSRETNTLFEHVSDGFFEDSSLITGLGLPSWEFTGFGIAWIDYNNDGWLDLAVVNGAVKRLEALARKADDYPFHQPNQLFRNLGKGRFADATAALGTAADQSEVSRGLAVGDVDNDGDPDFLITNDNGPVRLLRNDLGDRNNWLGARLLGKTGPRGMLGTWTELETSQGQSLGRQVRTGGSYGSASDERLLFGLGQGTATLLRAAWPSGRESKWALDLGSRYLTFFEPEAR, from the coding sequence ATGAAACATCGAACCCAGTCAATTGGTCTCGGGCTGGCCCTGGCGTTGCTGGTCTTCGCGCCTAGGCCCTCGATGGCTGCAGAGGCTGCCTTTACCGAGGTCGCGTCCGAGGTGGGGCTCGATTTCCGCCATTTCAACGATGCAACGGGGGAGTATCACTACCCCGAGATCATGGCCTCCGGGGGTGGATTGCTCGACTACGACAACGATGGCGACTTGGACGTCTATCTGCCGCAGGGAACCGCTCTGAGTGCCGGGCCCTCCGCGCGCCTTGAGGCCGACCCTCGAGCGTTTGTCGATCGCCTCTATCGCAACGACCTCGAGATCCTCGCGAACGGGACCCGCGAAGTGACGTTTGTTGATATGACGAACGAGAGCGGCATACGGGCGGATGGCTATGGCATGGGCGTTGCCACCGGCGACTACAACAACGACGGCTGGCTCGACATCTACGTGACCAACTACGGCGCCAATCAGATGTGGCGGAACAACGGCGACGGAACCTTCGCCGATGTCACTGTCGAGACCGGAACCGACGACCAGCGATGGAGCATCTCCGCGGTCTTCGTCGACTACGATCGCGACGGTTGGCTGGACCTCTACGTGACCAACTACGTTGACTGGGCCATCGCGAGCCACAAACCGTGCCGCTCGTATACCGGCGCTCTCGACTATTGCGGCCCCCTGGCCTACAACCCGGAGCCGGATCGTCTGTTCCACAACCGGGGTGATGGGAGTTTCGAGGTGGTCTCCGCGGCCAGTGGCATAGGCGTAGTCGCGGGACGTGGCATGGGCGTCGTTCCCACCGACGTCAATCAAGATGGTTGGCTCGACTTCTATGTCGCCAATGACGGGATGGCGAACTGGATGTGGGTGAACAACCGTGACGGAACCTTCTCGAATCAGGCTCTTATCGGCGGTACGGCGTTCAACGGCGAAGGCCGTCCCGAAGCGGGCATGGGGGTTGCCGCCGGCGATTTCGACGGCGACGGCGACGAGGATCTCATCGTTTCTCACCTGAGCCGCGAGACCAACACGCTTTTCGAGCATGTCTCGGACGGCTTTTTCGAGGATTCCTCGCTGATCACCGGGCTGGGGCTTCCGAGTTGGGAGTTCACCGGCTTTGGTATCGCCTGGATCGACTACAACAATGATGGCTGGCTCGACCTCGCAGTGGTCAACGGCGCCGTCAAGCGGCTCGAGGCGTTGGCACGAAAGGCCGACGACTACCCCTTTCACCAGCCGAATCAGCTCTTTCGGAACCTGGGGAAGGGTCGCTTCGCCGACGCGACCGCGGCCCTCGGGACGGCCGCTGACCAGTCCGAGGTGAGCCGAGGTCTGGCAGTTGGAGACGTTGATAACGACGGCGATCCCGATTTTCTGATCACCAACGACAATGGGCCGGTGAGGCTCTTGCGAAACGACCTCGGCGATCGAAACAACTGGCTAGGGGCACGGCTGTTGGGAAAAACAGGGCCTCGCGGCATGCTGGGGACCTGGACCGAGCTTGAAACCTCGCAAGGGCAAAGCCTGGGGAGACAGGTCCGCACCGGCGGTAGTTATGGCTCGGCCAGCGACGAGCGACTTCTTTTCGGCCTGGGACAAGGTACCGCCACCCTGTTGCGTGCGGCATGGCCATCGGGTCGGGAGTCGAAATGGGCTCTGGATCTCGGCAGCCGATACCTGACGTTTTTCGAGCCCGAAGCCCGATGA